A region of Ignavibacteriales bacterium DNA encodes the following proteins:
- a CDS encoding DHA2 family efflux MFS transporter permease subunit, which translates to MFEGITHRLKLGFTRRVPSLHHEHDSYRWWVLANVMIGTFMAVLDATIVDVSLSKIMSSFGIGVDKVEWVVTAYMLVFAVMLPTSGWIADHFGYKRTYFSALALFTFGSFLCGLAWNENVLILFRIVQATGAGLIMPTGMAIVTREFPPQQRGIALGFWAIAAAASVSLGPMIGGYLIDNINWNAIFNVNVPVGIMGLFATAVIQREYKTERVRSFDVIGFVSMAAFLCSLLLALTDGNASWNTGGWTSPFIVSCFVIASLSLIIFFITELTVEHPLIDLSLFKDFNFSIANGILFIFGFGMFGSTFLLPLYLQLSLGYTAFQAGSLFLPVGILQAITAPISGYLSDKIDPRIPAGIGITLLAGSLFINSSLSLYSEHHQIMLALYIRGFAMGLMFTPLSMSALSNVPKHKIGQASGLFNIIRQLGGSFGIAFMSTLLLRRTIYHMSIYGQAVNPQSDAYHMVAQHLTRFSMNALAGNQSLATMRANALIASHISTQSFIQAVGDDFLVASIITIAALVPILFIRTKKRQKSEHIIVAE; encoded by the coding sequence ATGTTTGAAGGAATAACACATCGTTTGAAACTAGGGTTCACTCGTCGTGTGCCGTCGCTGCATCACGAGCACGATTCGTACCGCTGGTGGGTACTGGCAAATGTCATGATCGGAACGTTTATGGCGGTTCTCGATGCAACCATTGTCGATGTGTCGTTGTCCAAAATCATGTCTTCATTTGGCATCGGCGTGGATAAAGTGGAATGGGTTGTCACAGCGTACATGCTTGTGTTCGCCGTGATGCTTCCGACCTCCGGATGGATTGCAGATCATTTCGGATACAAGCGGACATATTTTTCCGCGCTTGCATTGTTTACATTCGGTTCATTTCTTTGCGGCCTTGCCTGGAATGAAAACGTACTGATCCTTTTCCGCATTGTGCAGGCGACCGGGGCGGGACTCATCATGCCGACAGGAATGGCTATCGTCACCCGTGAATTTCCTCCGCAGCAGCGGGGGATTGCTCTCGGATTTTGGGCGATTGCCGCAGCGGCTTCCGTTTCGCTCGGACCGATGATCGGCGGTTACCTTATCGATAATATCAACTGGAATGCAATCTTTAATGTTAACGTGCCGGTTGGTATTATGGGTTTATTTGCAACAGCTGTTATTCAGCGGGAATATAAAACGGAACGTGTACGATCGTTCGACGTGATCGGGTTTGTTTCGATGGCTGCGTTTCTCTGTTCACTCTTGTTAGCTTTAACGGATGGTAACGCTTCATGGAATACGGGGGGATGGACATCACCCTTTATCGTTTCTTGTTTTGTGATCGCTTCTCTTTCGCTAATTATTTTCTTTATCACGGAATTAACTGTCGAGCATCCGTTGATCGATTTGAGCTTATTCAAGGATTTTAACTTTAGCATTGCAAATGGAATTCTCTTTATCTTTGGATTCGGCATGTTCGGCAGCACGTTTTTACTGCCGCTTTATCTGCAGCTCTCACTCGGGTATACGGCATTTCAAGCCGGGTCGCTGTTTCTTCCTGTCGGGATTCTTCAAGCAATCACTGCTCCGATTTCCGGATATTTATCGGACAAAATCGATCCGCGAATTCCGGCAGGCATCGGCATAACACTCCTTGCCGGCAGTCTGTTTATCAACAGTTCATTGTCTCTTTATTCAGAACATCACCAAATTATGCTCGCGTTGTATATTCGAGGATTTGCCATGGGATTGATGTTCACGCCGCTCTCCATGTCGGCGCTCTCGAATGTTCCGAAACATAAAATCGGACAGGCCTCCGGCTTGTTTAACATCATCCGGCAATTGGGAGGAAGTTTTGGAATAGCATTTATGAGCACGTTATTGCTTCGCCGTACCATTTACCATATGTCGATTTATGGCCAGGCCGTCAACCCGCAATCGGATGCATACCATATGGTTGCACAGCATTTAACTCGCTTTAGTATGAATGCGCTGGCAGGAAATCAATCTCTCGCAACGATGCGTGCAAATGCGTTGATTGCATCCCATATTTCGACACAATCATTTATTCAGGCTGTCGGAGATGATTTTCTGGTGGCATCGATCATCACCATTGCGGCTCTTGTTCCAATCCTTTTTATTCGTACGAAGAAAAGGCAGAAATCGGAACATATAATCGTTGCAGAATAA
- a CDS encoding HlyD family secretion protein, whose translation MKKKEEKPQVHNLEEIEREMVVGKKGEMVGGDEEPIETVPLYKNVKVVIPLFLVVLAISIFAWMYYIQLRDYVSTDDAYIDADRVSVSAKILGRIDQLTADEGDSVQQGQILVRIDDSDLRAQETQAKASLAFAHENILLAKVNLEKAETDFKRASTQFHQNIIPKEQYDNAQSELASFQARLNIANAQVVSAQAQLGVIQTQLKNTIIASPMTGVISKRWVLTGDVVQPGQSIFTIYNVKDVWVTANLEETGIGALRLGDTVDISVDTYPHVKFGGTILRLGSNTASQFSLIPPNNASGNFTKVTQRVPIKISIERFSGTHPTPVKLLPGMSVEVKVKVR comes from the coding sequence ATGAAAAAGAAAGAGGAGAAACCACAAGTTCATAATTTAGAAGAAATAGAAAGGGAGATGGTAGTTGGAAAAAAGGGGGAGATGGTAGGCGGCGACGAAGAACCTATTGAAACCGTTCCGCTCTACAAAAATGTGAAAGTCGTCATTCCTCTGTTTCTCGTTGTCTTAGCGATCTCAATTTTCGCGTGGATGTACTACATCCAGCTCCGTGATTATGTATCGACGGACGATGCCTATATCGATGCAGATCGCGTTTCGGTGAGTGCAAAAATACTCGGGAGAATTGATCAGTTGACAGCCGATGAAGGCGACTCAGTTCAGCAGGGACAAATCCTGGTGCGGATCGATGACAGCGATTTACGCGCTCAGGAAACTCAGGCAAAAGCGTCTCTCGCGTTTGCTCATGAAAATATTCTCCTCGCGAAGGTGAATTTAGAAAAGGCGGAAACCGATTTCAAACGTGCGTCCACACAATTTCATCAAAATATTATCCCAAAAGAACAATACGATAATGCTCAAAGTGAACTAGCATCATTCCAGGCACGCCTCAATATTGCAAATGCGCAGGTCGTTTCGGCGCAAGCTCAACTGGGGGTGATTCAAACTCAATTGAAAAACACGATCATTGCATCGCCTATGACAGGTGTGATTTCAAAAAGGTGGGTTCTCACGGGCGATGTTGTACAGCCCGGTCAATCCATTTTCACAATCTATAATGTAAAAGATGTATGGGTGACTGCAAATCTGGAGGAGACCGGAATAGGAGCATTGCGTCTTGGCGATACAGTCGACATTAGCGTGGATACCTATCCGCACGTGAAGTTTGGAGGAACAATTCTTCGCCTGGGATCAAACACCGCATCACAATTCTCGTTAATTCCTCCGAATAACGCTTCCGGAAATTTTACAAAAGTGACGCAGCGGGTCCCTATAAAAATATCCATTGAACGATTTTCCGGCACACATCCAACGCCGGTAAAATTGCTTCCGGGGATGTCTGTTGAAGTGAAGGTAAAGGTCCGTTGA
- a CDS encoding TetR/AcrR family transcriptional regulator: MGNMLSRDKEKLILDAAQHRFASYGYSKVTMDEIAEDVGMAKASLYYYFPTKEAIFRSVIQHEQVEFLSCIKTVIEGSLSAGQKFLEYIQLRIKLTEQLSNLSHFHKQGWNDVKSIFKDLFTEFLQQELQQIAHILQEGKKNHEFRLDHPQKTASMILHILQGLHLRFFRGYDHQAIVESDRVSYEQETLLFAETILHGISSKS, encoded by the coding sequence ATGGGAAATATGCTTTCGAGAGACAAAGAAAAGCTCATTTTGGATGCCGCTCAACACCGCTTTGCCTCGTACGGATATTCCAAGGTAACAATGGACGAGATCGCGGAAGATGTTGGTATGGCAAAGGCATCGCTCTATTATTATTTCCCAACAAAAGAAGCTATTTTCCGCTCGGTGATCCAGCATGAACAAGTGGAGTTCCTTTCCTGTATCAAGACGGTCATTGAAGGTTCACTCTCTGCCGGCCAAAAATTTTTAGAGTACATTCAGCTTCGAATCAAACTGACGGAGCAATTGAGCAATCTGAGCCACTTTCATAAGCAGGGCTGGAATGATGTCAAATCGATTTTTAAAGATCTCTTTACCGAATTTCTCCAGCAGGAACTTCAGCAGATCGCACACATACTGCAAGAGGGGAAAAAGAACCATGAGTTCCGGCTCGATCACCCGCAAAAAACCGCATCGATGATTTTGCATATTCTTCAAGGGCTACATCTCCGGTTTTTCCGCGGGTACGATCACCAGGCAATCGTTGAATCTGACCGCGTTTCCTATGAACAGGAGACGCTTCTTTTTGCCGAGACCATTCTTCATGGCATCAGCAGTAAATCATAG
- a CDS encoding PDZ domain-containing protein, with amino-acid sequence MTHRLIVQFSCLMLILSNLFAQESRLLRFPAIHGNQIVFTYAGDLYSVPATGGIARKLTTDIGFEMFAHYSPDGKQIAFTGQYDGNTEVYLMPAEGGVPKRLTFTATLDRDDVSDRMGPNNIVMGWKDDNHVVFRSRRIEFNDFKGQLYLASVNGGIPEQLPLPRGGFCSYSPDGKKLAYNRVFREFRTWKRYRGGQADDVWIYDFETKQTTDITNNPAQDIFPMWSGNTIYFISDRDENKRMNLYSYDLNTKETKKVTNFTEYDIKFPSLGDNAVVFENGGYIYKYDFASGKAEKVTISINDDFDGGRGSLVDVSKNITNYEIAPDGNRALFGARGDIFTIPVKYGNIRNLTKTAGVHERNSKWSPDGKSIAYISDATGEDEIYIMSQDGSGTPTRLTTNGDVYKYNIIWSPDSKKILWADKQQRLLYVEVESKKVTLVMQSDQWEFTDYAWSPDSKWIAFAKPEEEVMTKLCLYSLETQKAIEVTDGWFSSYEPSFSSDGKYLFFVSNRTFNPSYSQTEWNHAYFDMAKIYLLTLSKETKSPFEPKSDEVKMKEEKSGKSEEKSDKKKDEKKEVVVKVDVDGIQGRVTVLPVTASRYRNLQSVGEKVYYIRSGTKDEKAKLFFYDLEKQKETELGEFNGFEISADGKKMLVGQEKSYAIIDLPTAKIEIKEKLDLSDMKVKLDHHSEWTQIYNECWRQMRDFFFAPNMHGVDWVGIRKKYEVLVPFVNHRADLTYILGEMIGELDAGHTYVGGGDMPKAERIQTGLLGAKIERDATSGYYRIVKILKGQNWDQRVRSPLTEIGVNAKEGEYILALDGKPTNQMTDIYESLVNTVGKQVKLKLNAEPKEAGAHETTVIPTGNEQPLYYYNWVQTNIEKVSRATNGKIGYVHVPDMGVPGLNEFVKYYYPQLRKEGLIIDCRGNGGGNVSQQIIERLRREIAMIDIARNGAPSIDPGGTVLGPKVLLLDEFSASDGDIVAYRFRQAKLGKIIGKRSWGGVVGIRGTLPLLDGGFLNKPEFSRYDVEGKEWIMEGHGVDPDIVVDNDPAKEFSGEDEQLNRAIQQVLDEMKTKPAKLAPPPPYPDKSR; translated from the coding sequence ATGACACACCGTCTCATTGTTCAGTTCTCATGTCTGATGTTGATACTATCGAATCTATTTGCACAGGAATCCCGCTTGCTTCGATTCCCTGCAATTCATGGGAATCAGATTGTTTTTACTTATGCAGGAGATCTCTATTCGGTACCGGCAACGGGAGGTATTGCCCGAAAATTGACAACCGATATTGGTTTCGAGATGTTTGCTCATTATTCACCCGATGGAAAACAAATCGCTTTTACCGGACAGTACGATGGCAATACAGAAGTCTATCTCATGCCGGCTGAAGGTGGAGTGCCGAAACGGCTCACATTCACAGCGACGCTCGACCGCGATGATGTTTCCGATCGTATGGGACCAAACAATATTGTTATGGGCTGGAAGGACGACAACCATGTTGTCTTTCGTTCGCGGCGGATTGAGTTCAATGATTTCAAAGGACAGTTGTATCTCGCATCGGTCAATGGAGGCATCCCCGAACAGTTACCGCTGCCGCGCGGAGGATTCTGTTCCTATTCTCCCGATGGAAAAAAACTTGCTTATAACCGTGTCTTCCGTGAGTTCAGAACCTGGAAAAGATATCGCGGCGGCCAAGCCGATGATGTTTGGATCTACGATTTTGAAACCAAGCAGACAACTGACATCACCAATAATCCTGCGCAAGATATTTTTCCGATGTGGAGCGGGAATACGATCTACTTCATTTCCGATCGGGATGAGAACAAGAGGATGAATCTCTACTCTTACGATCTGAACACCAAGGAAACAAAGAAGGTTACGAATTTCACAGAATATGACATCAAGTTTCCATCGCTTGGTGATAATGCGGTCGTATTCGAGAATGGCGGCTATATCTACAAATATGATTTCGCCAGTGGAAAGGCAGAGAAAGTCACAATTTCCATCAATGATGATTTCGACGGCGGGCGCGGCAGCCTGGTGGATGTAAGCAAGAATATTACAAATTATGAAATCGCACCTGATGGCAACCGGGCGTTGTTCGGTGCGAGAGGTGATATCTTTACAATACCTGTCAAGTATGGCAACATTCGCAATTTGACGAAAACCGCCGGTGTACATGAGCGTAATTCCAAATGGTCACCTGACGGTAAATCGATTGCATACATCTCCGATGCGACCGGTGAAGATGAAATCTATATAATGTCGCAAGACGGAAGCGGAACACCGACCCGGCTGACCACAAACGGCGATGTGTACAAGTATAATATTATCTGGTCTCCGGATTCAAAGAAGATACTGTGGGCCGACAAACAACAGCGATTGCTGTATGTTGAAGTAGAATCAAAGAAAGTAACACTGGTGATGCAGTCGGATCAGTGGGAGTTTACCGATTATGCGTGGTCGCCCGACAGCAAGTGGATTGCATTTGCAAAGCCGGAAGAGGAAGTCATGACGAAGCTCTGTTTGTACTCCTTGGAAACTCAGAAAGCCATTGAAGTAACGGACGGCTGGTTTTCGTCGTATGAACCCTCATTCAGCTCGGATGGGAAATATCTGTTTTTTGTCTCCAATCGTACATTCAATCCATCATACAGTCAAACAGAATGGAACCATGCCTACTTCGATATGGCAAAGATATACTTACTGACACTCTCAAAGGAGACAAAATCACCATTCGAACCGAAGAGCGATGAAGTGAAGATGAAGGAAGAAAAGTCCGGGAAGTCGGAAGAAAAATCCGACAAAAAGAAGGACGAGAAAAAGGAAGTTGTTGTGAAGGTTGATGTCGATGGAATTCAGGGACGCGTTACAGTACTTCCTGTTACTGCATCGCGTTATCGGAATCTCCAATCGGTCGGAGAAAAAGTTTATTATATTCGCAGCGGCACCAAAGATGAGAAAGCAAAACTATTCTTCTATGATCTGGAGAAGCAGAAGGAAACCGAGCTGGGCGAGTTCAACGGTTTCGAAATTTCTGCCGACGGAAAAAAGATGCTGGTGGGACAGGAAAAATCTTATGCGATTATCGATCTCCCGACGGCGAAGATCGAGATCAAGGAAAAACTCGACCTTTCCGACATGAAAGTGAAACTCGATCATCACTCCGAATGGACGCAAATCTATAATGAGTGCTGGCGGCAGATGCGGGATTTCTTCTTTGCTCCCAACATGCATGGTGTCGATTGGGTCGGAATAAGAAAAAAATATGAAGTATTGGTACCGTTTGTCAATCATCGAGCCGACCTTACCTATATTCTCGGCGAAATGATCGGTGAATTAGATGCGGGACACACGTATGTCGGCGGCGGGGATATGCCGAAAGCAGAACGTATTCAGACCGGATTGCTGGGTGCAAAGATTGAACGTGATGCAACATCGGGATACTACCGCATCGTCAAAATTCTTAAAGGTCAGAACTGGGATCAGCGTGTTCGCTCGCCATTAACGGAAATCGGTGTCAACGCAAAAGAGGGTGAATACATACTTGCCCTGGATGGCAAGCCGACAAACCAGATGACAGACATCTATGAATCGCTTGTCAATACTGTCGGGAAACAAGTGAAGTTGAAGCTCAATGCAGAGCCGAAGGAAGCCGGTGCCCATGAAACGACCGTTATACCAACCGGCAACGAACAACCGCTCTATTATTATAACTGGGTACAGACAAACATCGAAAAGGTGTCCAGGGCAACGAACGGAAAAATCGGGTATGTGCATGTGCCGGATATGGGTGTGCCGGGCCTGAATGAATTTGTGAAGTACTATTATCCACAGCTTCGCAAAGAAGGCCTCATCATCGACTGCCGCGGAAACGGCGGAGGGAATGTGTCACAGCAAATTATAGAACGCTTGCGGCGTGAGATCGCGATGATTGATATAGCACGCAATGGAGCTCCGTCCATCGATCCGGGTGGAACGGTTCTGGGTCCAAAAGTCCTGCTCCTCGACGAATTCTCGGCGTCTGACGGCGACATTGTCGCTTATCGATTCCGGCAGGCGAAGTTGGGAAAGATTATCGGGAAACGGTCGTGGGGCGGCGTGGTAGGAATTCGTGGAACACTGCCGCTGCTCGATGGAGGGTTCCTCAATAAACCGGAGTTCTCCCGGTACGATGTTGAGGGCAAAGAGTGGATCATGGAAGGCCATGGTGTTGATCCTGACATCGTCGTTGATAACGATCCGGCGAAGGAATTTTCTGGCGAGGACGAACAACTCAACCGGGCAATTCAGCAGGTGCTGGATGAAATGAAGACGAAGCCGGCAAAACTTGCGCCGCCGCCTCCGTATCCTGATAAGAGTAGGTGA
- the tpiA gene encoding triose-phosphate isomerase encodes MRNKVIAGNWKMYKDLNESAELLNGLKTKLAVLPNGVKTIVCPPYTSLALAQKLLEGSPIAIGAQNMYHEDEGAFTGEVSPKMLKSVGCQYVILGHSERRQYFKETNEFINKKAKKALASGLIPIICVGETLEEREKNITDQIVSVQVKGCLKDIPAADVEKLIIAYEPVWAIGTGKVATPQQAQEVHQLIRKLIGQLYSWAIAEKVILQYGGSVKPENAKELLHQPDIDGALVGGACLKADSFAAIVQAAA; translated from the coding sequence ATGCGAAACAAAGTAATAGCTGGTAACTGGAAAATGTACAAAGACCTGAACGAGTCGGCAGAACTCCTTAACGGTCTTAAAACGAAACTTGCAGTCCTTCCAAACGGTGTGAAGACGATTGTATGCCCGCCGTATACGTCGCTTGCACTTGCACAGAAACTGCTCGAAGGCAGTCCCATCGCGATTGGTGCACAGAATATGTATCACGAGGATGAGGGCGCTTTCACGGGTGAAGTCTCGCCGAAAATGTTGAAATCTGTTGGATGCCAATATGTTATACTCGGACATTCAGAACGGCGGCAGTATTTCAAAGAGACAAATGAATTTATCAACAAAAAAGCAAAGAAGGCTCTTGCCTCCGGACTGATTCCAATCATTTGCGTGGGCGAAACATTGGAAGAACGCGAGAAGAACATCACCGATCAAATCGTATCGGTACAGGTAAAGGGATGCTTGAAAGATATTCCAGCCGCAGATGTTGAGAAGCTGATCATCGCGTACGAACCGGTGTGGGCAATTGGTACCGGCAAGGTTGCAACACCGCAGCAAGCGCAGGAAGTGCACCAGCTTATTCGCAAACTTATCGGGCAATTATATAGCTGGGCGATTGCGGAGAAAGTTATTCTTCAATACGGTGGCAGTGTGAAACCGGAAAACGCAAAAGAATTACTCCATCAGCCGGATATCGACGGCGCGCTTGTCGGCGGTGCATGCTTAAAAGCAGATTCATTTGCTGCAATCGTGCAAGCAGCGGCGTAA
- a CDS encoding four helix bundle protein, whose product MNRFKNLRVYEKSLDYSFAVRQCVRKFPKEEMFGLTSQWRRAADSIVLNIAEGAGNSSKLEYARFLDIAIRSGFECLACLDIAIRSKYVEKINYDELSSQTNEIIAMLDGLKKAIKK is encoded by the coding sequence ATGAATCGATTTAAGAACTTGCGAGTTTATGAGAAGTCGCTTGATTACTCATTTGCTGTCCGTCAATGTGTACGGAAATTTCCTAAAGAAGAAATGTTTGGATTGACCTCTCAATGGCGGAGAGCGGCAGATTCCATTGTTTTGAATATTGCAGAAGGTGCAGGAAATTCATCGAAATTAGAATATGCCAGGTTCTTGGACATTGCTATTCGCTCCGGATTTGAGTGTTTAGCTTGTTTAGATATCGCAATTCGGAGTAAATATGTAGAAAAAATAAATTATGACGAACTCTCATCTCAGACAAATGAAATTATTGCAATGTTGGATGGATTAAAAAAAGCAATCAAGAAATAA
- the gatB gene encoding Asp-tRNA(Asn)/Glu-tRNA(Gln) amidotransferase subunit GatB produces the protein MPWNDNYEPVIGLEVHAQLLTKSKAFCSCSTKFGNDPNSNVCPVCLGMPGVLPVLNRNHVEFIIKMGLATNCTIAPQSIFARKNYFYPDLPKGYQISQYEEPICANGWLDVELKDGTTRRIGITRIHMEEDAGKSIHDQDTDTLVDVNRCGVPLIEIVSEPDMHTPHEAYQYLSMIRQIVTYLGICDGNMEEGSLRCDANVSVRKKGETKLGTKLEVKNLNSFRFVEKALEYEITRQIEALESGETIVQQTLLWDSDKGICVPMRSKEEAHDYRYFPDPDLVPVLVNEEWIDEIKAQLPELPTVRRDRYINEFKLPKYDADILTVDREVADYFDGIVSNLKKKNEETYKIASNWTMVDVLRVINERHIAVSDFPITPKNLSDMISLIIDGTISGKIAKDVFEEMLKTQESPKAIVEKKGLMQVSDVSEIEKVIDEILANNQGQVEQYKSGKQQVFGFFVGQIMKAMKGKANPKVVNELLLRKLSL, from the coding sequence ATGCCCTGGAATGATAATTACGAACCTGTGATTGGACTCGAAGTTCACGCACAGCTCTTAACCAAATCGAAAGCGTTTTGCAGCTGTTCCACAAAGTTTGGGAATGATCCTAACTCCAATGTCTGTCCGGTTTGTCTTGGTATGCCGGGAGTGCTTCCGGTGTTGAACAGAAATCATGTCGAGTTCATTATAAAGATGGGTCTGGCGACAAATTGCACCATCGCCCCTCAATCTATTTTTGCTCGAAAAAATTATTTCTATCCGGATTTGCCAAAGGGCTACCAGATATCACAGTATGAAGAACCGATTTGTGCAAACGGCTGGCTGGATGTAGAATTGAAGGATGGAACAACACGGCGGATCGGCATAACGCGCATTCACATGGAAGAAGATGCCGGCAAGTCGATTCATGATCAGGACACCGATACGCTTGTGGATGTGAACCGGTGCGGCGTTCCGCTTATTGAGATCGTGAGTGAGCCCGATATGCACACACCGCACGAGGCCTATCAATATCTCTCAATGATTCGTCAGATTGTCACATATCTTGGCATCTGTGATGGTAATATGGAAGAAGGAAGTCTTCGATGTGATGCGAACGTCTCGGTGCGGAAAAAGGGCGAAACGAAATTAGGCACGAAGCTGGAAGTAAAGAATTTGAATTCCTTCCGCTTCGTCGAGAAAGCATTGGAATATGAAATCACCCGTCAAATCGAAGCGCTCGAAAGTGGTGAAACAATAGTTCAACAGACATTATTGTGGGATTCTGATAAAGGAATATGCGTGCCGATGCGCTCGAAAGAAGAGGCGCATGACTATCGCTATTTTCCTGATCCTGATTTAGTGCCGGTTCTGGTAAACGAAGAGTGGATTGATGAAATCAAAGCGCAACTACCGGAATTGCCGACTGTTCGCCGCGACCGCTATATCAACGAATTCAAATTGCCGAAGTACGATGCTGATATTCTTACCGTTGACCGCGAAGTAGCGGACTATTTCGATGGAATCGTTTCAAATCTTAAAAAGAAAAACGAAGAGACTTATAAAATAGCAAGCAATTGGACGATGGTGGACGTTCTGCGTGTCATTAACGAGCGGCATATCGCTGTCTCTGATTTCCCGATTACTCCCAAAAATCTCTCCGACATGATCAGTCTCATAATCGACGGAACGATCAGCGGCAAGATTGCCAAAGATGTGTTTGAAGAAATGTTGAAGACACAAGAATCGCCCAAAGCGATTGTCGAGAAGAAGGGTTTAATGCAAGTAAGCGATGTCTCTGAAATTGAAAAAGTAATTGATGAGATTCTCGCAAACAACCAAGGACAAGTTGAGCAATATAAAAGCGGAAAGCAGCAGGTATTTGGTTTCTTTGTCGGACAAATAATGAAGGCAATGAAGGGAAAAGCGAATCCCAAAGTGGTGAATGAATTACTGTTGAGGAAACTGAGTCTTTGA
- the sucC gene encoding ADP-forming succinate--CoA ligase subunit beta, which produces MKIHEYQGKEILKKFGVPVPKGEVAFTIDEAVNAAEKIGGSVWVVKAQIHAGGRGKGGGVKLARSLEEVRERAGEILGMRLITHQTGSEGRIVRRLLVEQGMNIAKEMYVGITLDRQRSQNVVMVSTEGGVEIEKVAAEAPDKILKEAIDPLIGFQQFQARTLCFGLGLTGDALKNGVKFLLALYKAYEATDASLAEINPLVVTQEGHVIALDAKINFDDNALFRHPEYEQLRDIDEEEPLEVEAAASNLNYIKLDGNVGCMVNGAGLAMATMDIIKLAGGMPANFLDVGGGASAETVEAGFKIILKDENVKAILINIFGGIVRCDRVAKGVVEAAKNVDVQVPIVVRLAGTNAELAAEILENSGIKFLVAGTLKEAAEKVTNAIAA; this is translated from the coding sequence ATGAAGATTCATGAATATCAAGGAAAAGAAATTCTCAAGAAGTTTGGAGTTCCTGTACCGAAAGGTGAAGTGGCATTCACGATTGATGAAGCAGTGAACGCGGCTGAGAAGATCGGCGGAAGCGTGTGGGTTGTGAAAGCGCAAATTCATGCCGGCGGACGCGGCAAAGGCGGCGGCGTAAAACTTGCGCGAAGCTTAGAAGAAGTTCGCGAGCGCGCCGGAGAAATTCTTGGCATGCGTCTCATAACGCATCAAACAGGATCGGAGGGACGCATTGTCCGCCGCTTGCTTGTTGAACAAGGTATGAATATCGCAAAGGAAATGTATGTCGGTATTACGCTGGATCGTCAGCGCTCGCAAAATGTGGTGATGGTTTCTACGGAAGGCGGAGTGGAGATTGAAAAAGTCGCTGCCGAAGCACCGGACAAGATACTGAAAGAAGCAATCGATCCCCTCATCGGATTTCAACAGTTTCAAGCGCGAACACTTTGCTTCGGTCTCGGGTTAACAGGCGACGCATTGAAGAATGGAGTAAAATTTTTATTGGCGCTTTACAAAGCATACGAAGCAACCGACGCATCCCTGGCCGAGATAAATCCGCTTGTCGTTACGCAGGAAGGACATGTTATTGCGCTCGATGCCAAGATCAACTTTGACGACAATGCACTTTTCCGCCATCCGGAATATGAACAGCTGCGCGATATTGATGAAGAAGAACCGCTTGAAGTGGAAGCCGCGGCATCCAATCTCAATTATATAAAACTTGATGGGAATGTCGGGTGTATGGTCAATGGCGCAGGGCTTGCAATGGCGACAATGGATATTATCAAACTTGCAGGCGGAATGCCTGCGAACTTTCTTGATGTCGGCGGCGGAGCCAGCGCAGAAACGGTGGAAGCCGGATTCAAAATTATTTTAAAAGATGAGAATGTAAAGGCCATCCTCATTAACATTTTTGGCGGGATTGTGCGGTGCGATCGTGTGGCAAAAGGAGTAGTGGAGGCCGCGAAAAATGTCGATGTGCAGGTTCCGATCGTCGTTCGTCTTGCCGGTACAAATGCCGAACTTGCAGCAGAGATTTTAGAAAACTCCGGAATAAAATTTCTTGTGGCGGGCACGTTGAAAGAAGCCGCCGAGAAAGTAACAAACGCGATTGCGGCGTGA